A stretch of Castanea sativa cultivar Marrone di Chiusa Pesio chromosome 2, ASM4071231v1 DNA encodes these proteins:
- the LOC142624026 gene encoding uncharacterized protein LOC142624026 isoform X2, with protein MDRNETSRKRKKHLPNPIFTRSSRSQIHEHEHEDDADADDLRILIKDLRTKRVFSPDASALCNLNLEPDLGISYETQSQKDDLPEPEVEVSLSGITIREIPPPGIDKCLGAANIHNNVSTTKSVLKPCFRRKLFKTPGSVSYKRFLPYLMDITKDNPYTPENSQCSKLDKGLGQKQLLQPKLASKGQEVFMDVSNINSCPIDCKNGESGNSPTSVLISANESSNGNVVHSTSAEHYSESLMSFHSKKFVDDKELSVNRQVQKFELDNKNCTKPYTSSVLEDDTKGQSDDRETEKTECLYVCEDQDVDAVNPELSFITDGCHSGIDRGVGLHNDDLKQFETRGMKKANNVYPYKAQNLSPNFSEAENSESFNLKKSGDNGSQVLNQVDNSNEEFIELTPPDAEENGGGRVEFIQKSTDSLGKPLNGTNTRDVLCASDKRNYSHSKSKEVLNPCSRLKLYKSPGSFSYRRLLPFLMDIKKENSCASGNGHQSKLEKGLKVLFASHVTSDFQEKPIDNSNGYKFHEGHHTTNCGTLPMTALTSARESSNDDESGRSPQDISKFTISLDSQKEHHLQDRYSQLVTSPSKECSVHEIDPQVAALCPPVSQEALSWEEGTTLASRRVSVDNEADCPSSFTKSSNAAKPVEGYNLSQITPQLEASAPSGVHGTAHKKGILKRNPRGCRGLCTCLNCASFRLHAERAFEFSKNQMQDAEEVAFDLIKELSYLRNMMEKSADGFNDHSVFKVNQVKEACRRASEAEELAKDRIGQMNYELDIHCRITCLQPPRVRFANHVEENVIPKADMPSK; from the exons ATGGACCGGAACGAAACCTCGAGGAAGCGCAAGAAGCATCTCCCAAACCCTATCTTCACACGCAGCAGCAGATCTCAGATCCACGAACACGAACACGAAGACGACGCCGATGCCGATGATCTCCGTATCCTGATCAAAGATCTCCGCACTAAACGGGTCTTCTCCCCCGACGCTTCTGCTTTATGCAATCTCAATTTGGAGCCTGATTTGGGAATTTCTTATGAAACCCAGAGCCAGAAGGACGATTTGCCTGAACCTGAGGTCGAGGTGTCACTGTCAGGTATTACTATTAGAGAGATTCCTCCTCCTGGAATCGACAAGTGCTTAGGAGCAGCCAACATTCACAACAATGTCTCAACTACCAAATCG GTTCTCAAACCATGTTTTAGGCGGAAACTGTTCAAAACTCCAGGttcagttagttataaaagaTTTCTTCCTTATCTGATGGATATCACAAAAGACAATCCAT ATACTCCAGAAAATAGTCAGTGCTCAAAACTGGACAAGGGGTTGGGACAAAAGCAGCTGCTTCAACCGAAGTTAGCTTCTAAGGGTCAAGAAGTTTTCATGGATGTGTCTAACATCAATAGTTGTCCAATAGATTGTAAAAATGGTGAATCTGGTAACTCGCCAACATCTGTACTAATTTCTGCCAACGAGTCATCAAATGGTAACGTCGTACATTCTACATCAGCTGAACACTATTCTGAATCGTTAATGTCATTTCATTCGAAAAAATTTGTCGATGATAAGGAGCTGTCTGTTAATAGACAAGTTCAGAAATTTGAGTTGGATAATAAGAATTGCACAAAGCCCTATACATCTTCGGTTTTGGAGGATGACACAAAGGGCCAAAGTGATGATAGAGAAACTGAGAAAACTGAATGTCTATATGTTTGTGAAGATCAAGACGTTGATGCTGTAAACCCTGAGTTGTCTTTCATTACGGATGGGTGTCATTCAGGGATAGATCGTGGAGTTGGTCTGCACAATGATGATCTGAAGCAGTTTGAGACTAGAGGGATGAAGAAAGCTAATAATGTGTATCCTTATAAAGCTCAGAATTTGAGTCCTAATTTTTCTGAAGCAGAGAATAGTGAATcattcaatttaaaaaagagTGGCGATAATGGTAGTCAGGTTCTAAATCAAGTTGATAATTCAAATGAAGAATTCATTGAGTTGACACCACCAGATGCAGAAGAAAATGGAGGTGGTAGAGTAGAATTTATTCAGAAGAGTACAGATAGCCTTGGGAAGCCATTAAATGGAACTAACACCAGAGATGTTCTCTGTGCCAGTGATAAGAGAAACTACTCCCATTCTAAAAGCAAAGAg GTTCTAAATCCATGTTCGAGACTGAAGTTATACAAAAGTCCAGGCTCTTTCAGCTACAGAAGATTGCTTCCATTTCTAATGgatatcaaaaaagaaaattctt GTGCTTCAGGGAATGGTCATCAATCAAAACTTGAGAAGGGTTTGAAAGTACTGTTTGCATCACATGTCACTTCTGACTTTCAAGAGAAGCCAATTGATAATTCAAACGGTTACAAATTTCATGAAGGGCATCATACTACAAATTGTGGAACTCTGCCAATGACTGCATTGACTTCTGCCCGTGAATCATCTAATGATGATGAATCAGGGCGTTCTCCTCAGGATATTTCTAAATTCACAATATCACTTGATTCACAAAAGGAACATCACTTGCAAGATAGATATAGTCAATTGGTGACTTCCCCTAGCAAAGAATGTTCTGTACATGAAATTGATCCACAAGTTGCTGCACTTTGTCCTCCTGTCAGCCAAGAAGCTTTGTCTTGGGAAGAAGGTACAACTTTGGCCTCTCGACGAGTCTCTGTTGACAATGAGGCAGACTGCCCCAGTTCATTTACAAAATCTTCTAATGCGGCAAAGCCAGTTGAGGGATACAACTTGTCTCAAATTACACCTCAACTTGAAGCCTCAGCTCCTTCAGGAGTTCATGGCACTGCACACAAAAAGGGGATTCTTAAAAGAAATCCACGAGGATGCAGAGGGCTCTGTACTTGTTTGAATTGTGCTTCTTTTCGTCTCCATGCAGAGAGAGCATTTGAGTTCTCCAAAAATCAGATGCAAGATGCTGAAGAGGTGGCCTTTGATTTGATTAAGGAACTATCATACCTTAGGAATATGATGGAGAAATCTGCTGATGGTTTCAATGATCATTCTGTTTTTAAAGTCAATCAG GTGAAAGAAGCATGCAGGAGAGCATCAGAAGCAGAAGAACTAGCAAAAGACCGCATAGGCCAAATGAACTATGAGCTCGACATCCACTGCAGGATCACA TGCTTGCAGCCGCCAAGAGTTAGATTTGCCAATCATGTTGAAGAAAACGTCATTCCCAAGGCTGACATGCCAAGCAAATAG
- the LOC142624026 gene encoding uncharacterized protein LOC142624026 isoform X1: MDRNETSRKRKKHLPNPIFTRSSRSQIHEHEHEDDADADDLRILIKDLRTKRVFSPDASALCNLNLEPDLGISYETQSQKDDLPEPEVEVSLSGITIREIPPPGIDKCLGAANIHNNVSTTKSVLKPCFRRKLFKTPGSVSYKRFLPYLMDITKDNPYTPENSQCSKLDKGLGQKQLLQPKLASKGQEVFMDVSNINSCPIDCKNGESGNSPTSVLISANESSNGNVVHSTSAEHYSESLMSFHSKKFVDDKELSVNRQVQKFELDNKNCTKPYTSSVLEDDTKGQSDDRETEKTECLYVCEDQDVDAVNPELSFITDGCHSGIDRGVGLHNDDLKQFETRGMKKANNVYPYKAQNLSPNFSEAENSESFNLKKSGDNGSQVLNQVDNSNEEFIELTPPDAEENGGGRVEFIQKSTDSLGKPLNGTNTRDVLCASDKRNYSHSKSKEVLNPCSRLKLYKSPGSFSYRRLLPFLMDIKKENSFLLGASGNGHQSKLEKGLKVLFASHVTSDFQEKPIDNSNGYKFHEGHHTTNCGTLPMTALTSARESSNDDESGRSPQDISKFTISLDSQKEHHLQDRYSQLVTSPSKECSVHEIDPQVAALCPPVSQEALSWEEGTTLASRRVSVDNEADCPSSFTKSSNAAKPVEGYNLSQITPQLEASAPSGVHGTAHKKGILKRNPRGCRGLCTCLNCASFRLHAERAFEFSKNQMQDAEEVAFDLIKELSYLRNMMEKSADGFNDHSVFKVNQVKEACRRASEAEELAKDRIGQMNYELDIHCRITCLQPPRVRFANHVEENVIPKADMPSK; encoded by the exons ATGGACCGGAACGAAACCTCGAGGAAGCGCAAGAAGCATCTCCCAAACCCTATCTTCACACGCAGCAGCAGATCTCAGATCCACGAACACGAACACGAAGACGACGCCGATGCCGATGATCTCCGTATCCTGATCAAAGATCTCCGCACTAAACGGGTCTTCTCCCCCGACGCTTCTGCTTTATGCAATCTCAATTTGGAGCCTGATTTGGGAATTTCTTATGAAACCCAGAGCCAGAAGGACGATTTGCCTGAACCTGAGGTCGAGGTGTCACTGTCAGGTATTACTATTAGAGAGATTCCTCCTCCTGGAATCGACAAGTGCTTAGGAGCAGCCAACATTCACAACAATGTCTCAACTACCAAATCG GTTCTCAAACCATGTTTTAGGCGGAAACTGTTCAAAACTCCAGGttcagttagttataaaagaTTTCTTCCTTATCTGATGGATATCACAAAAGACAATCCAT ATACTCCAGAAAATAGTCAGTGCTCAAAACTGGACAAGGGGTTGGGACAAAAGCAGCTGCTTCAACCGAAGTTAGCTTCTAAGGGTCAAGAAGTTTTCATGGATGTGTCTAACATCAATAGTTGTCCAATAGATTGTAAAAATGGTGAATCTGGTAACTCGCCAACATCTGTACTAATTTCTGCCAACGAGTCATCAAATGGTAACGTCGTACATTCTACATCAGCTGAACACTATTCTGAATCGTTAATGTCATTTCATTCGAAAAAATTTGTCGATGATAAGGAGCTGTCTGTTAATAGACAAGTTCAGAAATTTGAGTTGGATAATAAGAATTGCACAAAGCCCTATACATCTTCGGTTTTGGAGGATGACACAAAGGGCCAAAGTGATGATAGAGAAACTGAGAAAACTGAATGTCTATATGTTTGTGAAGATCAAGACGTTGATGCTGTAAACCCTGAGTTGTCTTTCATTACGGATGGGTGTCATTCAGGGATAGATCGTGGAGTTGGTCTGCACAATGATGATCTGAAGCAGTTTGAGACTAGAGGGATGAAGAAAGCTAATAATGTGTATCCTTATAAAGCTCAGAATTTGAGTCCTAATTTTTCTGAAGCAGAGAATAGTGAATcattcaatttaaaaaagagTGGCGATAATGGTAGTCAGGTTCTAAATCAAGTTGATAATTCAAATGAAGAATTCATTGAGTTGACACCACCAGATGCAGAAGAAAATGGAGGTGGTAGAGTAGAATTTATTCAGAAGAGTACAGATAGCCTTGGGAAGCCATTAAATGGAACTAACACCAGAGATGTTCTCTGTGCCAGTGATAAGAGAAACTACTCCCATTCTAAAAGCAAAGAg GTTCTAAATCCATGTTCGAGACTGAAGTTATACAAAAGTCCAGGCTCTTTCAGCTACAGAAGATTGCTTCCATTTCTAATGgatatcaaaaaagaaaattctt TTCTTCTAGGTGCTTCAGGGAATGGTCATCAATCAAAACTTGAGAAGGGTTTGAAAGTACTGTTTGCATCACATGTCACTTCTGACTTTCAAGAGAAGCCAATTGATAATTCAAACGGTTACAAATTTCATGAAGGGCATCATACTACAAATTGTGGAACTCTGCCAATGACTGCATTGACTTCTGCCCGTGAATCATCTAATGATGATGAATCAGGGCGTTCTCCTCAGGATATTTCTAAATTCACAATATCACTTGATTCACAAAAGGAACATCACTTGCAAGATAGATATAGTCAATTGGTGACTTCCCCTAGCAAAGAATGTTCTGTACATGAAATTGATCCACAAGTTGCTGCACTTTGTCCTCCTGTCAGCCAAGAAGCTTTGTCTTGGGAAGAAGGTACAACTTTGGCCTCTCGACGAGTCTCTGTTGACAATGAGGCAGACTGCCCCAGTTCATTTACAAAATCTTCTAATGCGGCAAAGCCAGTTGAGGGATACAACTTGTCTCAAATTACACCTCAACTTGAAGCCTCAGCTCCTTCAGGAGTTCATGGCACTGCACACAAAAAGGGGATTCTTAAAAGAAATCCACGAGGATGCAGAGGGCTCTGTACTTGTTTGAATTGTGCTTCTTTTCGTCTCCATGCAGAGAGAGCATTTGAGTTCTCCAAAAATCAGATGCAAGATGCTGAAGAGGTGGCCTTTGATTTGATTAAGGAACTATCATACCTTAGGAATATGATGGAGAAATCTGCTGATGGTTTCAATGATCATTCTGTTTTTAAAGTCAATCAG GTGAAAGAAGCATGCAGGAGAGCATCAGAAGCAGAAGAACTAGCAAAAGACCGCATAGGCCAAATGAACTATGAGCTCGACATCCACTGCAGGATCACA TGCTTGCAGCCGCCAAGAGTTAGATTTGCCAATCATGTTGAAGAAAACGTCATTCCCAAGGCTGACATGCCAAGCAAATAG
- the LOC142626258 gene encoding phloretin 4'-O-glucosyltransferase-like, giving the protein MLQQQEQQRHFLLMTFPAQGHINPALQFAESLIRMGAHVTCVTCVSTHRRMIKSPPPKGLSFAIFSDGYDDGVKPGDDDQHHFIQLKRNGSKTLTDLIVSNANQGRPFTCLVYTMLIPWAADVAREIHLPSVLLWIQPAMVFDIYYYYFNGFADVIRNNPSCSIQLPGLPLLTSRELPSFLLASNPYPSAVPTFEAHFEALEKENHPRPRVLVNTFDALEPEALKAIEKLNLVAVGPLVPYAFLDGSKDYYFEWLNSKPESSVIYVSFGSLSVLKKQQMEEVARGLLESGRPFLWVIRTKENGEEEEEEEKLSRREELEQMGMIVPWCSQMEVLSHPSLGCFVTHCGWNSSLESLVSGVPVVMFPQWSDQGTNAKLIQDVWKTGVRVMANKDGIVEGDEIKRCLELVIGDGERGKEMRRNAKKWKELAKESANEGGSSYNNLKAFVDEFGKGC; this is encoded by the coding sequence ATGTTGCAGCAACAAGAACAACAACGCCACTTCCTCCTCATGACATTTCCCGCACAAGGCCATATCAACCCTGCCCTCCAATTCGCAGAGAGCCTCATTCGCATGGGAGCTCATGTCACTTGTGTCACCTGTGTTAGCACTCACCGTCGCATGATCAAAAGCCCTCCTCCAAAAGGCCTGTCTTTTGCCATCTTCTCTGATGGCTATGACGACGGAGTTAAACCCGGGGATGACGACCAGCACCATTTTATACAGCTCAAGCGCAATGGCTCCAAAACTCTCACTGACCTTATTGTATCCAACGCCAACCAGGGACGTCCCTTTACCTGTTTAGTCTACACAATGCTCATACCTTGGGCTGCTGACGTTGCGCGTGAGATTCACCTTCCTTCCGTGCTTCTTTGGATTCAGCCAGCCATGGTTTTCGACATATATTACTACTACTTCAATGGTTTTGCCGATGTTATCAGGAACAACCCCTCATGTTCAATACAATTACCGGGTCTACCATTGCTCACTAGCCGTGAACTTCCCTCTTTCTTGCTTGCTTCAAACCCGTACCCTTCTGCTGTTCCAACATTTGAAGCCCATTTTGAAGCACTTGAAAAAGAGAACCACCCAAGACCAAGAGTTCTAGTGAATACTTTTGATGCACTAGAACCCGAGGCGTTGAAGGCAATTGAAAAGCTTAATTTGGTTGCAGTTGGACCACTAGTTCCATATGCTTTTTTGGATGGTTCCAAGGACTACTACTTCGAATGGCTTAACTCTAAGCCAGAATCATCGGTAATTTATGTTTCATTTGGGAGCTTATCGGTGTTAAAGAAGCAACAAATGGAGGAAGTTGCACGCGGATTGTTGGAGAGCGGGCGACCCTTCTTGTGGGTCATAAGAACTAAGGAaaatggagaagaagaagaagaagaagagaagttGAGTCGTAGAGAGGAATTGGAACAAATGGGAATGATAGTGCCGTGGTGTTCACAAATGGAGGTTTTGTCGCATCCTTCGTTGGGTTGCTTTGTTACACATTGTGGGTGGAATTCAAGTTTGGAGAGTTTAGTTTCAGGAGTGCCTGTGGTAATGTTTCCACAGTGGTCGGATCAAGGGACGAATGCAAAGCTGATACAAGATGTGTGGAAGACGGGAGTGAGGGTGATGGCAAATAAGGATGGGATTGTTGAAGGTGACGAGATTAAGAGGTGCTTGGAATTGGTTATTGGAGAtggagagagagggaaagaaatGAGAAGGAATGCCAAGAAATGGAAAGAGTTAGCTAAGGAATCTGCAAACGAAGGTGGTTCTTCCTATAACAATCTTAAAGCTTTTGTAGATGAGTTTGGAAAAGGGTGTTAA